In Takifugu rubripes chromosome 22, fTakRub1.2, whole genome shotgun sequence, the genomic window GCCACCTGAAATCAAACACAATTAAATCAACGTACTGGTAAATTCCAATGTAGAGCTGGGAGTGAGAGCGTGCAATACGGCTCAAGTGTTCCAGTTAGGTTAACCCACTAAAATCAAAGGGGTCGGGCATCAGTCAGGACAGAAGTGATGACAGATCTCTTTCTTTTTAACAGGTTCCTTCATCACCTGCTCTTGAGCCAGACGGGAGAGTTTGCGCAGGAATGAGCCGATGAGAGCCCCGGCGCCCACTAAACATGGCAGGACGACCACAGTCAGCCCCGTCAGTTGGGGAGAGATGATATAGAGGGAGACAAAACATCCGGCTGTCTGGGTGACACTCCGCAGaccctgcaggtgggggagaggGTGAAAAAGAGGCGTTCGGGCGAGTTTAATCAGGCAGCTGATCATACCTGAGAGATGACCAATTTAAACGATGACTTGAACTCCTGAATGTCGGCTGTCAAGCGGTTCACCAACTGTCCAGTTTTGTTAGCATCAAAAAAAGCCACATCTTGTCTGCAacaaacagggggggggggggatttattgTTTCACGCAAATGCCGTCCATCGCTGTGCCAAACCATAGGATTGACTGTCATAAAGAATTCACAGCCCGTCTGAAGTCCAGCCGTTCCTGCATCTGAACGGTCACGTTGTAGCAACGCTGAGGCATCGTACCTGAGAAGAGACGCGAAGAGGGTTTTCCTCATGTCTGCCGCCACCCTCTCACCCACCCGGGAAAGCAAGATGATGTAGCCACTGGTCAGCAGGCCCTGCTCCGATGGAAGAGAGATGATAAGCTGAAGAAAAATACTGAAATATATCTCAAAGTACGCTGGTATGTCAGTCGATGCAGTGCTCTGTGTTTATATATTTTGCCTGTTTCTTCCAGCCGGCCTGAATTCTCAGTAAATTAATTGGAAGAGTTGCTTGTTGGGTGGCTGAAACTTTGTACTCACCTGCAGACCATACAGTGCAAGTAATTTCAGTGCAGGGGCGCTGATCTCTTGGATATAATTCCTGGTTTGTTCTCTCAGGTATTGCGCCACGACATTCACCAGGTCCCCGAGCATCAAGGGGATTTTAATGTTCAGGATGGCTGCTGCAAAAGCAAGCTAAAGAGACAAGACAGGTGTGATTTATTTCCATAAATCTTGCTTAGCACTGTATCAGCATTGAGGGGCGTGGATTAAAGCGTACCACAACAGCTCCGACAAGAGCAAACAGTTGGGGTTTGACAAATTCCCAGAGGATGTGCCATTTGAATTCCGGTGGAGGTTTTTTGGCTGCAGCTTCCAGCGGGATGTTGTTATTCACGTCGGCCTCACAGTAGGCTACACGAGAAAAGAGTCGTGCAGAGACGGTGAGCACTGCTGGTCCCAGGATAAACTTGAGAGCCACTCCTGGACGTTTGGACGTTCGGGGGGACCGAAGAGCAGCCTTCCGAGTGAGGCACCACAACCGTTTGACTGCATTTCCGGGctgctgtgaggagctggaTGCATTAGATGTTGGTGTGTACAATCTGGATAGAGAAATGTTACAACTGAGAATTACAAAAGCAAAATGAAGGACTTTCAAGGTCAGGTCGGATTAGAAATACGGGTGTAACTGTCACTTTATAGTCGTTGTTTATCTTGGTGTCCCATTTGACAGGTTTCATTTTCGAACACGACgttaaaacataaatacatttaaacacagCCATGTGGTTCAACGATTTACTGTcttaaatctctctctctcacacacacacacacatatatatacatataaaaatTGTGGCATGCAAAAGCTGAAACACATGGGCTGCATTAAATAACTAGGCTTTAGGTTACGTTACCGTAAGAGGTTGCCTGTGTTGGCCGTTTTCTTGCATCGCGGGAATAAATACAGTGGTCGCACAGGAGCATTGATGCTGACTCTACAGCAGAAAAACTGAAACATGTTTTCAAATTTATCTCAGCGTTCCCAAACTCGTGGAATAAACAGTCTTTAAGCTCTACTGTAATCCACCGGCGAACTGCAGGTTGCCATGTTGACTCTGACCCAGAGTGTTTCTCTGACGTGGGAATTCAATTATTCAGGAActatttggatttattttacaACAGGTTTGCAGCTGGCATTTATGTAGAGGTGTTGCAATGCCAGTTTAACGGAGTTACGAGCCCAAAAAATAGAGATTAAAAGAGGAAACGGCAAAAGAACTACATATTCTACCCGGAAATGACGGCAGAGAATACGGAAGTGGCGTCAGTGTCGTTTGTTGACATTTATTtgtgaaagacaaaaacagtggACATACTGAAGCTGGTGTATTTTTGGAAAGCGCCGAACAGGCGTCTGGACTGACCGAAAACCGTCGTTTATTTTTCGTAACCTAGTTCTCGTTACTGTGCTCACCATTTGACTTTGAGGAAAGACTGATGCAGGTCAGAAGAAACGGACCGAGAATGGAACAAAACAACACGTTTCACCAGGGACCGCACGAGAGGCTGAATCATTCAGGCTAGCTAGCCAACACTCAGTGAAGTTAGTCGAATTATGACATTTCGTTAGGCTTGCTGGCATCTTATAGTCAACATACCAAATATTCGCTGGTAGGTGTATTAAACGACATCATTGTGTTGGAGCGTTACACAATCGTTGTGCGTCAATTTGGCAACTAActatgctaatgttagccacAGCTAACGTTACCTGTTCTTAAAGGTGCTTAAATTATGCGTTAGGTCGCCGGACAGCATTCCTCCAATAAAACGTGTATTACATAGAGctcagctgctggaggtgaCCACGAGTATGTAACGTATAATGGCGAACTTTGAAGCTTATCAAGAGTACCAGAGGATTGAGGACTTTGAGGAGGACTCGCCACCAGGGGAGGAAGATCTGCTGGTACATGTTCCCGAAGGCCTAAAAGGTAAACACGTAACTCTGATAATATTAGTTCATGTAAATTAGAACTCTTTTACCCAACATCAATAAAAAGGGGCACATTGTGTCCTGTGCATAGGGCTGTTTTCGGTTTGATGCTATCTAATGTTGTGTTTATGTTGCAGACTCATGGCATCATATCAAGAACTTGGATAACTTCTTCACAAGAATATCCTTTTAAGCAAATACAGCCTGTCTGCCCTTGTTTGTTGACAGAAGCATAAGTTGTCCTTAATCAGCCTCTTCACATCTACCATTTCCACCAGAAGAATGGCTTTGCCTGCATGATGGTGTCAGAGTTCTTTGAACTTGTGTGAGTACCAGTATTATGCCATGTCCGTGTTAAGATTATATTGTAAGCAACAATGCATGTGCAAGTGCTAATATATAGGACTGTTACTTTAAGTTTAGGCGCATGGATCTGTGGCAATAGCtcatgttgtttagacagttgagTCAAAGCCTGAAGGCTTCAGATGGAACAAGTTCAGTGAGTTTAGCATTTGGCTCTCAAATAGTGCAAAATCATTCCTCCTTTACCACTTAATGTCCTTTTCATTCAAGTTATTTGCCACTCTTGAATATATATAATTAACTATGCATATATATTGCATGACAAATACTCGGCTCATTTGCTGTCCATGTATCCTGAAcaccttttctttgttttgtgccAGACCTCCTTTGTTATTGTGTCATTGTCAAGTTTCAGATTTAATGAGAACTCTTGTAACTGTCAGCTAGTGTAAAACGTCTCAAAATAAGAGCCGAGGATAAATTTCAATGTTCCAGTCACTTACAGCGCCAGTGGTTGAACACAGACTTCCAGACTGCTACGTTTACGCTGTGGTTTCATTCGTTTAGTCTTaatctcctcctttttttcccctctcaacAGTCAGTTTTTGTTTGTCGTCACATTTACGACCTTTCTCGTCAACTGCGTGGACTATGATGTTCTATTTGCTAACCGAGCTGTCAACCACACGGGGCCGAGCCAGAACCCTTTGGACAGGAACAAGGTTACACTTCCGGATGCAATCCTTCCTACTGAACAGTGCACTCAGAGGTAATTACTCCTTACTGGACCCTTttcaccttttttaaaaatgtcttttttccagAAAGGTTTTCTGAATTATTATAAAAGACAGTGCAATCAAAGTAAATGCTTCTTTGTTCATTAACCTGACATGGATAGTATTAATCACAGCATCTTTTCAGAGTCTAGCAGCCTTATAGGGAGTTAATCATTTTCCCATCTTAATactgcaaaacaacaaaacagaactgagcttgttaaaaaaagaaaaagtgcttCCATTGACagtaaaacatatttatttttggGAAAAGTTGTTCCATTAAATGAATTAACATTTCAACCCATAGAAAATATTTGACAGTGACAAATTCACTCAACAGATGTTATTTAACTGGCGTTGGGAAAGAAGGTGGTGTAATTGATAGGGCTGGTGAGGCAGAAGTGACTTGTTGAAATACTAACAACTTGGCAGGACCAGAAAGCCAGCAACCACATGGCATGTCAGCAGCTGGTGGCAGACGCACAGACCCTCCCTGCTGCCCTTTTCTGGCCCGTGTCGTCATATTTTTTCCCAGGAGATGGCCGGGCcttctcttgttttcttcagctAGACTCGACTAACAGGCTTGTCACCAATTTGTTCCTGCTTCTGATGTCAGAATAGTCATTAATGCTGAAGGCGATGCTGCTGCTTGGAATTCTAATTTAAGAATGGCTTGTCATGCAGTTTGGGCGTCTTGCGCGTCATATCCCTTCTCCTATGTCCCGCTAGGCCAGAtgcttttcctgaaaagattcTAATATTTCTACTTCTTAGAATGATCTCACTGTATGTCGATAGCAAAGTGAAATTTGGAATGCCAATGTCAATTATACAGCATAAAGAGGGGGCCTAACAGGGGTACTTGTGGGTTCCTTGTTACTGATGATGCTCATGAAATATTTAGCAATCCCTGGAAGTAACTGTAAACTTCCGTCATAATACCTGTGCGTTCTCTATTAATGCCCACGTGGGTTGTAGAGCAGGCAGCGTGTCCCTTCTTTTGACATGTAATACAATTCTGTAATTTTAGAAAGATTGCCCAACTCCTCCTGTGGCTGTAAACAGGGGTTAAGTTTCAGtgtgaaaacaaatgttcaCAAATAAAGCAACACTTGCTAAATGTATcgcattttctttaaattctcTTTAAAGTAAATATATTTAAGTTACCTAAAACCATGGCCCATGTTGTCAAATTATTTTGAATAATGTCTGGATGAACCAAAGTTATATTATGGATGATTCCATcttgttttgctgtgttttacttCCAGCATTGAAGAGAACAGCTGGattatcttcctcctctttatgGCCGCCATCTTCTGGGTCTATAGGCTCGTCAAAGTCTTTTGTAATTTTCTCAGCTACTGGGAGATTCGGCAGTTTTACATCAAAGCACTGAAGATCAAAATGGCAAGTGCTGTCCTGGATAGTCAGTCATTAGCTGCATAAAAGCGTTCCGCAAAAGAAACCTTTTAACAGATCTCCTGTTTATGTCGTCCCCGTCTGAACCAGGATGAACTATGCAACTTCACATGGCAGGAAGTCCAGGATCGACTCATCAGCCTACAGCGAGAGCAGCAAATGTGCATCCACAAGAAAGAGCTGACAGAACTGGACATTTATCACCGCATCCTGCGATTCAAAAACTACATGGTGGCCATGATAAACAAGTCACTGCTGccggtgcagctgcagctccccctgctgggcaATGTGGTGTTCCTCACCCAGGGCCTCAAGTACAACTTTGAGCTCATCCTGTTCTGGGGCCCGTGCTCTTTGTTTCAGAACAAGTGGAACCTGCACCCCAAGTACAAGCGGAGCGGAAACCGCCTGGAGCTcgcacagcagctcagcagagtCATCCTGCTGATGGGTCTGGCCAACCTGCTCCTGTGTCCCTTCATCTTGGTGTGGCAGGTGCTGTACGCTTTCTTCAGCTACACCGAAATAATCCGCAGGGAACCCGGCAGCCTGGGAGCAAGGCGCTGGTCCCTGTATGGCCGCCTGTACCTGCGACACTTCAATGAGCTGAATCACGAGCTGCATGAGCGTTTAGGTCGTGGCTACAAGCCCACGTCCAAATACATGAACTCCTTCACATCACCACTGCTGGCCGTCCTGGCTAAGAACATTGCCTTCTTCTCCGGCTCGGTTCTAGCCGTGCTCATCGCGCTGACGGTGTATGATGAGGATGTTCTGACAGTGCAGCACATTCTGACCGCCATCACTGTCCTGGGCATCGTTATCACTGTCACCAGGTGAGCTTTCACAGCAGAAATGAGTCGCGTAGTCTTCTTGTTCATCTTCTGGCTTACCAGGGTTCcactcatttacattttttaatgggAACAGCAGCTATCCCAATTTTCCTACAGTAGAGCTTTTTGCTGGCAACAGTCACAACAAACGATGCAACTCTAAATATGTACTGTAAATAGGATTTATGTGATGAACATTTGTTTACTTATTGCCCATATTTCATACCTGTCCCATGCTAGGTCTTTTATCCCAGATGAGCATATGGTGTGGTGTccagaacagctgctgcagtgcaTGCTGGCACACATTCACTACATGCCGGATCACTGGAGAGGCAACGCCAACAAGAGTGAGACCCGGGACGAGGTGGCACAGCTGTTCCAGTACAAAGCGGTGAGGCACGGAAACATTTTCATAGATCGGAACATATTTGTCACAGTTAAACTAAAAAAagattctgtttttcatttttgcccCAATCAGGTGTTTATCTTAGAGGAATTGCTGAGCCCCATTGTTACACCCTTTATTCTCATCTTCCTTCTGAGGAACAAGTCCTTAGAGATCATTGACTTCTTCAGGAACTTCACAGTAGAGGTGGTTGGAGTGGGAGACATCTGCTCCTTCGCACAGATGGACATCAGGCGTCATGGAAACCCAACTGTAGGAGTCCTTTCTTCTCTATTGTTGTTTTAATGTATTCACATTGCTCCTTGAATGAATGTGctattcaaatgtttttttacaGTGGATGTCAGAGGGCCAGACTGAGGCCTCCGTATATCAACaggctgaaaatggaaaaaccgAGCTGTCTCTGATGCATTTCACCATCAAGAACCCACACTGGCAGCCGCCCCAGGAGAGCTCGGTCTTTATCAGCCATCTGAAGGAAAAGGTGCATCACGATGCACAGGGTGGCCCCTCcacccagctgctcctctcagaGGCTCCTCTCTGCACCTCGCTGCATTCCAATGAGTCTGCTTCAGGGGTAAAATCTTGGCTACAGTATAACACGCTGACGTTCTGTTTTCCGTGGTTGCTCCGTGCTGACGTGTTGTTGTTTTCAGCCTGACAGTCTCTTAGCCAGTGTGCTGGCTCACCCGGTTCTAACGGCTTCGGGACTACAAGGGCGAGACCACCGCTTCGTCCCTCCGAGCTCAgccgcttctgctgctgccagtgtcCTGGCCTCTCTGTCCAACTCCCAGTTTGCACATCCCGGCCGTGGCCATCCACACAGCATCCcgccctcatccatccaccctgaAAGCACCATGTACCGCAGCGATCGCACTGTCATCGACAGGTATTACGCATTATATACACTTCTTTTCCTGCGTTTTATACACCTTAGCATAAGTTACTACCCACTTTGCTTAATACGCTCCCCTTTTCCAGTATGACTAACAGTCTGTCTCACATTCGGAGTAATGCACTGCACTCTGAGTTCGCTTCAGCCGAGATGAGTCTCCACGCCATCTACCTGCACGAGGTAAATTGAGTACTGGTGTTGCCTATAGTGCACTTGACAGTGAAAGGATGGACCTGTTGCACACTGAAACCTGTTTCTCTCCCCAGCTTCACCAGCACAGCTCCCACCCACAGAGATCTATGGGGCAGTGGCAGAATGTACCAATGAGAGAGCTTCACACCAACACTGGTGAGCAGGTCACACAAGTAGTTGGA contains:
- the atg9b gene encoding autophagy-related protein 9B, translated to MANFEAYQEYQRIEDFEEDSPPGEEDLLVHVPEGLKDSWHHIKNLDNFFTRIYHFHQKNGFACMMVSEFFELVQFLFVVTFTTFLVNCVDYDVLFANRAVNHTGPSQNPLDRNKVTLPDAILPTEQCTQSIEENSWIIFLLFMAAIFWVYRLVKVFCNFLSYWEIRQFYIKALKIKMDELCNFTWQEVQDRLISLQREQQMCIHKKELTELDIYHRILRFKNYMVAMINKSLLPVQLQLPLLGNVVFLTQGLKYNFELILFWGPCSLFQNKWNLHPKYKRSGNRLELAQQLSRVILLMGLANLLLCPFILVWQVLYAFFSYTEIIRREPGSLGARRWSLYGRLYLRHFNELNHELHERLGRGYKPTSKYMNSFTSPLLAVLAKNIAFFSGSVLAVLIALTVYDEDVLTVQHILTAITVLGIVITVTRSFIPDEHMVWCPEQLLQCMLAHIHYMPDHWRGNANKSETRDEVAQLFQYKAVFILEELLSPIVTPFILIFLLRNKSLEIIDFFRNFTVEVVGVGDICSFAQMDIRRHGNPTWMSEGQTEASVYQQAENGKTELSLMHFTIKNPHWQPPQESSVFISHLKEKVHHDAQGGPSTQLLLSEAPLCTSLHSNESASGPDSLLASVLAHPVLTASGLQGRDHRFVPPSSAASAAASVLASLSNSQFAHPGRGHPHSIPPSSIHPESTMYRSDRTVIDSMTNSLSHIRSNALHSEFASAEMSLHAIYLHELHQHSSHPQRSMGQWQNVPMRELHTNTGLQAHGCLGSNISMPTPVLGHWQEEEEEEDEQEINSSSTSKQGTGGSC